The Cupriavidus sp. EM10 genome includes a region encoding these proteins:
- a CDS encoding DUF1428 domain-containing protein, translating to MAYIDGFLLAVPNAKRDTYRQVAQKASAVFKEHGALKVVECWGDDVPEGKVTSFTMAVQRKDDESVVFSWIWWPSKEKRDAGMAAAMQDPRLKEGMDPMPFDGQRMIYGGFEVIVDA from the coding sequence ATGGCTTATATCGACGGATTCTTGCTGGCTGTGCCCAACGCAAAACGCGACACCTATCGCCAGGTGGCGCAGAAGGCATCGGCGGTGTTCAAGGAACACGGCGCGCTGAAGGTGGTGGAGTGCTGGGGTGACGACGTGCCCGAAGGCAAGGTCACCTCGTTCACGATGGCCGTGCAGCGCAAGGACGACGAGAGTGTGGTGTTCTCGTGGATCTGGTGGCCGTCAAAGGAAAAACGCGACGCCGGCATGGCTGCAGCGATGCAGGACCCCCGCCTCAAGGAAGGCATGGATCCGATGCCGTTCGACGGCCAGCGGATGATCTATGGAGGCTTCGAGGTGATCGTGGACGCCTGA
- the pstS gene encoding phosphate ABC transporter substrate-binding protein PstS encodes MDSSRVPRAIQCAVRACMATMLVCGALTGWAHAGDVTGAGSTFVYPLMSKWAATYYARTGQQVNYQPVGSGNGIRQIKAASVTFGATDMPLKPEELQRAGLAQFPIVVGGVVPVLNLPGIAPGQLRLTGPLLAAIFQGRIVKWNDPGIQAVNPGVPLPDMAITVVHRSDSSGTTFNWTDFLSKVSPEWQGAVGAGTTVKWPVGMGASGNDGVAVYIRNIKGALGYVELTYALQRKLPYASVQNRDGQYVLPSRESFSAAAAAADWNPQQDFYQVLTNPPGQAVWPITGTVFVLMPRGPGTPAATRDALAFFQWALMEGQADASAENYVALPEPVVKQIRAYWTTTFK; translated from the coding sequence ATGGACTCGTCGCGTGTGCCAAGGGCCATCCAGTGCGCGGTACGCGCGTGCATGGCGACGATGCTGGTCTGCGGTGCGTTGACGGGATGGGCGCACGCCGGCGATGTCACTGGTGCCGGTTCCACCTTCGTCTACCCGCTGATGTCCAAATGGGCGGCCACGTACTACGCCAGGACGGGGCAGCAGGTTAACTACCAGCCAGTGGGATCCGGCAACGGCATCCGGCAGATCAAGGCGGCCAGCGTGACGTTTGGCGCCACCGACATGCCGCTCAAGCCGGAGGAACTGCAGCGCGCCGGCCTGGCGCAGTTTCCGATCGTGGTGGGCGGCGTCGTGCCGGTGCTGAACCTGCCCGGCATCGCGCCTGGGCAGTTGCGCCTGACCGGCCCGCTGCTGGCGGCGATTTTCCAGGGGCGCATCGTCAAGTGGAATGACCCGGGCATCCAGGCGGTCAATCCCGGCGTGCCGCTGCCCGACATGGCCATCACCGTCGTTCATCGCAGCGACAGCTCGGGCACCACGTTCAACTGGACCGACTTCCTCTCCAAGGTCAGCCCGGAATGGCAGGGCGCAGTGGGCGCCGGCACAACCGTGAAGTGGCCGGTCGGCATGGGCGCCAGTGGCAACGATGGTGTCGCGGTCTACATCCGGAACATCAAGGGCGCGCTGGGCTATGTCGAACTGACCTATGCGCTGCAGCGCAAGTTGCCCTATGCCTCGGTGCAGAACCGTGACGGCCAGTACGTGCTGCCATCGCGCGAGTCGTTCAGCGCGGCGGCCGCCGCGGCGGATTGGAATCCCCAGCAGGACTTCTACCAGGTGCTGACCAATCCGCCGGGCCAGGCGGTCTGGCCCATCACCGGCACCGTGTTCGTGCTGATGCCGCGCGGCCCCGGCACGCCGGCCGCCACGCGCGATGCGCTGGCGTTTTTCCAGTGGGCACTGATGGAAGGGCAGGCCGATGCATCGGCCGAGAACTACGTGGCGCTGCCGGAGCCCGTGGTGAAGCAGATCCGCGCGTACTGGACAACGACCTTCAAGTAG